A single window of Eucalyptus grandis isolate ANBG69807.140 chromosome 1, ASM1654582v1, whole genome shotgun sequence DNA harbors:
- the LOC108958917 gene encoding WRKY DNA-binding transcription factor 70-like has protein sequence MERFAWPENLSSSRKHAIQDLLHDQNPTKKLRDLFDAHSQTGNNTGQPLFAEDLFFNVLRSFGNSISESMSASPTRSCSSRPTPVSGPSAFTSMERFAWPQNLSTSRKRMIEEILRAQKSVETLLDLFNAHSQAGNNTQLPSSAEDLLEDLEESFANSLSLLGMAESDEVSTKSCVRGTSNTWTRLDDHEFVFDGYSWRKYAQEAILKSEFPRNYYGCSHKFDQGCQATKQVQKIKDDSPIYRTIYQGHHTCK, from the exons ATGGAGCGTTTCGCTTGGCCTGAGAACCTCTCCTCAAGCCGCAAGCACGCGATCCAGGATCTCCTCCATGACCAGAATCCCACGAAGAAGCTCAGAGATCTTTTCGACGCTCACTCTCAAACTGGCAATAACACAGGGCAGCCCCTGTTCGCTGAAGATCTGTTCTTCAACGTCCTCAGGTCGTTCGGCAACTCCATATCTGAATCGATGAGCGCGAGTCCGACGAGGTCTTGCAGCTCCCGACCAACGCCTGTGTCAGGTCCGAG TGCATTTACATCGATGGAGCGTTTCGCTTGGCCTCAGAACCTTTCCACAAGCCGCAAGCGCATGATCGAGGAGATCCTCCGAGCCCAGAAGTCCGTGGAGACGCTCCTAGACCTGTTCAACGCTCACTCCCAAGCTGGCAATAACACACAGCTGCCCTCGTCTGCAGAAGATCTGCTCGAAGACCTCGAGGAGTCGTTCGCCAACAGCCTATCCTTATTGGGGATGGCCGAGTCCGACGAGGTCTCGACCAAATCCTGTGTCAG AGGGACTTCGAATACATGGACAAGATTGGACGACCACGAATTTGTCTTCGACGGGTACTCATGGAGAAAATATGCTCAAGAAGCGATTCTCAAGTCGGAGTTCCCAAG GAACTACTACGGGTGCTCTCACAAATTCGACCAAGGGTGTCAAGCGACCAAGCAGGTCCAGAAGATAAAGGATGACTCGCCTATCTACAGGACTATATACCAAGGGCACCACACTTGCAAGTAG
- the LOC120295649 gene encoding uncharacterized protein LOC120295649 → MERSAWPKNLSSSRKHAIQDLLHAQNPMKKFTDLFDAHSQTGNNTGQPLFAEHLVVNFLGPFSNSRSLSSSAESDEVLQAPPRPAPVSDLRSPREVRASTPRSLERLQIHGRLDQNLIDNGQQWRKYHLKSIINFDSPGYLTNDISISDMSTTSADESTQSDV, encoded by the exons ATGGAGCGTTCCGCTTGGCCTAAGAACCTCTCCTCCAGCCGAAAGCATGCGATCCAGGATCTCCTCCATGCCCAGAATCCCATGAAGAAGTTTACAGATCTCTTCGACGCTCACTCTCAAACTGGCAACAACACAGGGCAGCCCCTGTTTGCGGAACATCTGGTCGTCAACTTCCTCGGGCCGTTCAGCAACAGTCGATCCCTATCAAGTAGCGCCGAGTCCGACGAGGTCTTGCAGGCCCCCCCGAGACCAGCGCCTGTgtcagatctgaggtctccgagGGAAGTGAGAGCATCAACACCCCGCTCCCTAG AAAGACTTCAAATACATGGACGACTAGACCAAAATTTGATTGACAACGGGCAGCAATGGAGGAAATATCATCTGAAATCGATTATAAACTTTGATTCACCTGGGTACTTAACAAATGATATATCCATTTCTGATATG TCAACTACAAGTGCTGATGAGAGTACACAGTCTGATGTCTGA
- the LOC120292153 gene encoding thiamine-repressible mitochondrial transport protein THI74-like, which translates to MSEVVDKEVDAKGCWTRMRVAKVSLLICPFWFFAQLTFNLSLKYTTVTSNTILSSASSLFTFLVALAFLGEKFTWIKLISVLLCMGGTIIVSVGDSQTESLVSATATNRLLGDILALVSAALYAVHITLIRNKLPDDDEKQDRGQVSMAQFLGYLGLFNLLIFLPVTLVLNFAKLEPFTNLNWEQVGLIVSKGE; encoded by the exons ATGAGTGAAGTTGTTGACAAGGAAGTGGACGCAAAGGGATGTTGGACAAGGATGAGAGTCGCGAAAGTTAGCCTTCTCATTTGCCCATTTTGGTTCTTTGCACAGCTCACTTTCAATCTGTCCTTAAAGTACACTACTGTCACG TCAAACACTATCTTGAGCAGTGCATCAAGTCTATTCACCTTTTTGGTCGCTCTTGCGTTCTTGGGAGAGAAATTTACCTGGATAAAGCTGATCAGTGTTCTTCTTTGTATGGGAGGAACAATCATTGTTAGTGTGGGTGACTCCCAAACAGAATCTTTAGTAAGTGCAACTGCGACAAACCGTCTTCTTGGAGACATCCTTGCTCTTGTCTCAGCTGCCCTGTATGCTGTACACATCACCTTGATTAGGAATAAACTAcctgatgatgatgagaagcaAGATCGAGGTCAAGTCAGCATGGCGCAGTTCCTTGGATACTTGGGGCTGTTTAACCTCTTGATATTCCTTCCTGTCACCCTTGTGCTTAATTTTGCTAAGCTGGAGCCATTTACTAACCTTAACTGGGAGCAAGTTGGTCTAATTGTTAGTAAAGGTGAGTAG